In Janthinobacterium sp. 67, a genomic segment contains:
- a CDS encoding Ppx/GppA phosphatase family protein has translation MYAAVDLGSNSFRLHVGKHDGDTIRVVKSVRDPIRLAAGLDANGDLTEAAMQGALACLQRFRAILAGFELEAVRVVATSAMRVARNGAVFLPLAEQAIGYPIEIISGEEEGRLIYMGVANALAIPGERRLVMDIGGGSTELILGRGNDIEKVESFSLGTVKQSLSFFIGGRIDAPSFEAAILSARSHFEDAAPPYHPQHWKTAYGSSGTIRTIADIIARNKLGDGLLTSASLDALARRFIELGHTSRIDMPGLRPDRASTIVGGLAILIGLFRELAIPAMTPIEAGLRMGVMWDLYLRSTKRDRREQSVQGCMEKFHIDQQRAGRVAEQALAMYAQLKPTSDALVKCLRWSSLLHEVGLAVSQTGYHKHASYIVENADLPGFTTREQKTMSRLILAQKGNLRKIGEVLSDPDFAKAVLALRLSILLMHARIEADFSELRLRMKNRIELDIKRGWVAHHPTVSFWIEKEQEFWDEVGVDFTIRASA, from the coding sequence ATGTATGCAGCGGTGGACCTGGGGTCCAACAGTTTTCGTTTACACGTCGGCAAGCATGATGGCGACACGATCCGCGTGGTCAAGAGCGTGCGCGATCCGATACGCCTGGCCGCCGGCCTGGACGCCAATGGCGACCTGACCGAGGCGGCCATGCAGGGCGCGCTGGCCTGCCTGCAGCGTTTTCGCGCCATCCTCGCCGGTTTCGAACTCGAGGCCGTGCGCGTGGTGGCCACGTCGGCCATGCGCGTGGCGCGCAACGGCGCCGTCTTCCTGCCGCTGGCCGAACAAGCCATCGGCTACCCGATCGAGATCATCTCCGGCGAGGAAGAGGGGCGCTTGATCTACATGGGCGTGGCCAATGCGCTGGCCATACCCGGCGAGCGCCGACTGGTGATGGATATCGGCGGCGGCTCGACGGAGCTGATACTGGGGCGCGGCAACGATATCGAGAAGGTGGAGTCGTTCAGCCTGGGCACCGTCAAGCAAAGCCTGTCGTTCTTCATCGGCGGGCGCATCGACGCGCCGTCGTTCGAGGCGGCCATCCTGTCGGCGCGCAGCCATTTCGAGGATGCGGCCCCGCCTTACCATCCGCAGCACTGGAAGACGGCCTACGGCTCTTCCGGCACCATCCGCACGATTGCCGACATCATCGCCCGCAACAAGCTGGGCGACGGCCTGCTCACGAGCGCCAGCCTCGATGCGCTGGCGCGCCGCTTCATCGAACTTGGTCACACGAGCCGCATCGACATGCCCGGTTTGCGCCCGGACCGCGCCAGCACCATCGTCGGCGGCCTGGCCATCCTGATCGGCCTGTTCCGCGAACTGGCCATTCCCGCCATGACGCCGATCGAGGCGGGCTTGCGCATGGGCGTGATGTGGGATCTGTACCTGCGTTCGACCAAGCGCGACCGCCGGGAACAGTCGGTGCAGGGCTGTATGGAGAAATTCCATATCGACCAGCAGCGCGCCGGCCGGGTGGCCGAGCAGGCGCTGGCCATGTACGCGCAGCTCAAGCCCACGTCCGACGCCCTGGTCAAATGCCTGCGCTGGAGCAGCCTGCTGCACGAAGTGGGTCTGGCCGTGTCGCAGACGGGCTACCACAAGCATGCCTCCTACATCGTGGAAAACGCGGACTTGCCCGGTTTTACGACGCGCGAACAGAAGACCATGAGCCGGCTGATCCTGGCGCAGAAGGGCAACTTGCGCAAGATCGGCGAAGTGCTGTCCGACCCCGATTTCGCCAAGGCCGTGCTGGCGCTGCGCCTGTCGATCCTGCTCATGCATGCGCGCATCGAAGCCGATTTCAGCGAACTGCGCCTGCGCATGAAGAACCGCATCGAACTCGATATCAAGCGCGGCTGGGTGGCGCACCATCCCACCGTGTCGTTCTGGATCGAGAAGGAGCAGGAATTCTGGGATGAGGTCGGGGTCGATTTCACCATCCGCGCCAGTGCCTAG
- a CDS encoding GNAT family N-acetyltransferase — protein sequence MQNIIASNEAKARPVQLVLSQATTAAELREVQRLRYKVFIETMGLTSLANADGLDSDEFDAHCDHLIVRDADTLKVVGTYRVLSAAKAAKIGRLYSENEFDLSRLKNLRGRMVEAGRACIHPKYRGGSVIMLLWSGLAEYMRRERCDYLVGCASISLADGGHNAVAVYQALAEKHMAPSEYRVTPHLPFPIHQVEAAHKPQVPPLIKGYLRSGAWICGEPAWDPDFESADMFMMMPLANLDERYARHYGVVPG from the coding sequence ATGCAAAACATAATCGCATCAAATGAAGCCAAGGCCCGGCCGGTCCAACTGGTGCTGAGCCAGGCCACGACAGCGGCGGAATTGCGCGAAGTGCAGCGTTTGCGCTACAAGGTGTTTATCGAGACCATGGGCCTGACGTCGCTGGCCAACGCCGATGGCCTCGACAGCGATGAATTCGACGCGCACTGCGATCACCTGATCGTGCGCGACGCCGATACCCTGAAAGTGGTGGGAACCTACCGCGTGCTGAGCGCGGCCAAGGCCGCCAAGATCGGCCGGCTGTACTCGGAAAACGAGTTCGACCTGAGCCGCCTGAAGAACCTGCGCGGACGCATGGTCGAAGCGGGCCGCGCCTGCATCCACCCGAAATACCGGGGCGGCAGCGTGATCATGCTGCTGTGGTCTGGCCTGGCCGAGTACATGCGCCGCGAGCGCTGCGACTACCTGGTCGGCTGCGCCAGCATCAGCCTGGCCGATGGCGGCCATAACGCCGTCGCCGTGTACCAGGCGCTGGCCGAAAAGCACATGGCTCCGAGCGAGTATCGCGTCACGCCGCACCTGCCTTTCCCCATCCACCAGGTGGAAGCGGCGCACAAGCCGCAAGTGCCGCCGCTGATCAAGGGCTATCTGCGTTCGGGCGCCTGGATTTGCGGCGAACCGGCCTGGGATCCTGATTTTGAAAGCGCCGACATGTTCATGATGATGCCGCTGGCGAATCTGGACGAACGCTATGCGCGCCATTATGGCGTGGTGCCTGGCTAA
- the fdhD gene encoding formate dehydrogenase accessory sulfurtransferase FdhD: MSEDTEIERAGFVVRAIVRHQAGVATPAIDHVAEEIPVALVFNGISHVVMMATPRDLEAFAYGFALTEGVVASADAIFDCEVFLRPDSAEVALSIAQEDFVRLKDRRRQLTGRTGCGVCGIDSIDMLDLQPAPLPPSLIRVDLPAALARASAGLREHQALMRETGGVHAAAWCTPDGDIVRVFEDVGRHNGLDKLIGHLALHDIDMRRGFVFLSSRGSYELARKAARMQIPLLATISAPSSLAIAIATQAGMKLAGFCRQDAYVDYTPGITL; encoded by the coding sequence ATGTCAGAAGATACAGAGATCGAACGCGCCGGCTTCGTCGTGCGCGCCATCGTCCGCCACCAGGCGGGCGTCGCTACCCCCGCCATCGACCACGTCGCCGAGGAAATCCCCGTCGCGCTGGTCTTCAATGGCATTTCCCACGTCGTCATGATGGCCACCCCGCGCGACCTGGAAGCGTTCGCGTATGGCTTCGCGCTGACGGAAGGCGTGGTCGCTTCCGCCGATGCCATCTTCGATTGCGAAGTGTTCCTGCGTCCAGATTCGGCCGAAGTGGCGTTGAGCATCGCCCAGGAGGATTTCGTGCGCCTGAAGGACCGGCGCCGCCAGTTGACGGGCCGCACGGGCTGCGGCGTGTGCGGCATCGACAGCATCGACATGCTCGACTTGCAGCCGGCGCCGTTGCCGCCATCCCTGATCCGCGTCGACCTGCCCGCCGCGCTGGCGCGTGCCTCCGCCGGCTTGCGCGAACACCAGGCGCTGATGCGGGAAACGGGCGGCGTCCACGCGGCCGCGTGGTGCACGCCCGACGGCGACATCGTGCGCGTGTTCGAGGATGTCGGCCGCCACAATGGTCTCGACAAGCTGATTGGCCATCTGGCGCTGCACGATATCGACATGCGGCGCGGCTTCGTCTTCCTGTCCAGCCGCGGCAGCTACGAGCTGGCGCGCAAGGCGGCGCGCATGCAGATTCCGCTGTTGGCGACGATTTCCGCCCCCAGTTCGCTGGCCATTGCCATCGCCACGCAGGCGGGCATGAAGCTGGCGGGTTTCTGCCGCCAGGACGCCTACGTCGATTACACGCCCGGCATCACGCTTTAA
- a CDS encoding calcium:proton antiporter, with protein sequence MKMLKSLPVWPLAAPLAGWLFLFGSTFNVGGAYQILLVAGLIGSVLAAVYHAEVVAHRIGEPYGTLVLALAVTLIEVALIVSLMLAGGPETTGLARDTVFAAIMIILNGIVGICLLLGAGRHREQTFGLLGVSASLATLAAIAILTLVLPNYTSSAAGPYYNSSQLIFIAVISLVLYGTFVLVQTVRHRDYFLPKEAVGDEEVHAAPPTPTVAWVSAGALLVCLGAVVLLAKSLAPALETAIAAMGAPKTLVGIVIAAIVLLPEGLAAVRAARANRLQTSLNLALGSALASIGLTIPAVVVVSLATGLTITLGLDIKSTVLLLLSLMVATLSLGTGRTTVMQGTVHLVIFAVYLFTTIVP encoded by the coding sequence ATGAAAATGCTTAAATCCCTGCCTGTATGGCCGCTTGCCGCCCCGCTTGCCGGCTGGCTGTTCCTGTTCGGTTCCACCTTCAACGTCGGCGGCGCCTACCAGATCCTGCTCGTCGCCGGCCTGATCGGCAGCGTGCTGGCCGCCGTGTACCACGCGGAAGTGGTGGCGCACCGCATCGGCGAACCGTATGGCACCCTGGTGCTGGCGCTGGCCGTGACCCTGATCGAGGTGGCGCTGATCGTCTCGCTGATGCTGGCCGGCGGACCGGAAACGACGGGCCTGGCGCGCGACACCGTGTTCGCCGCCATCATGATCATCTTGAACGGCATCGTCGGCATCTGTTTGCTGCTGGGCGCCGGGCGCCATCGCGAGCAGACCTTCGGCTTGCTGGGCGTGAGCGCTTCGCTGGCCACCCTGGCGGCCATCGCCATCCTGACCCTGGTGCTGCCGAACTACACGTCGAGCGCCGCCGGCCCGTACTACAACTCGAGCCAGTTGATCTTCATCGCCGTCATTTCCCTCGTCCTGTACGGCACCTTCGTGCTGGTGCAGACGGTGCGCCACCGCGATTACTTCCTGCCCAAGGAGGCCGTCGGCGACGAAGAGGTGCATGCGGCGCCGCCCACGCCAACCGTCGCCTGGGTCAGCGCCGGCGCGTTGCTGGTGTGCCTGGGCGCCGTGGTGCTGCTGGCCAAGTCGCTGGCGCCCGCGCTGGAGACGGCGATTGCCGCCATGGGCGCGCCGAAAACCCTGGTCGGCATCGTCATCGCCGCCATCGTGCTGCTGCCAGAAGGCCTGGCCGCCGTGCGCGCCGCGCGCGCGAACCGTTTGCAAACGAGCTTGAACCTGGCGCTCGGTTCCGCCCTGGCCAGCATCGGCCTGACGATCCCGGCCGTGGTCGTGGTGTCCCTGGCCACGGGCCTGACGATCACCCTGGGTCTCGATATCAAGTCGACGGTGCTGTTGCTGCTGTCGCTGATGGTGGCCACCCTGTCGCTGGGCACGGGCCGCACCACGGTCATGCAGGGCACCGTGCACCTGGTGATTTTCGCCGTGTATTTGTTTACCACCATCGTCCCGTAA
- a CDS encoding FdhF/YdeP family oxidoreductase: protein MKDTDAVHISPYTKPAAGWDALKHVAISLRQERVAPENLKALLAQNQPDGFDCPGCAWPDRNHASTFAFCENGAKAVAAEATSRRAGPQLFASHTVTQLLEHSDYALEQHGRLTEPMVYDAASDRYVPISWDDAYALVGRHLRALPDPNQAAFYTSGRASNEAAFLYQLMARLYGTNNFPDCSNMCHEATSRGLPATVGIGKGTVTLADFELADTILIFGQNPATNHPRMLGELRDCARRGGSIVSINPLRERGLQRFMDPQSALEMATLGSTRLAGLFVQPTLGGDFALIKAVAKRVVEHDDAAQAAGRPAVIDHAFIVEHCSGFDAFRDDLRAENWQLLVAESGVARAQIEALTDIFVKGQRVIATWGMGLTQHKHSVAAIRMLSNLMMLRGQIGKPGAGLCPVRGHSNVQGDRTVGIEEKPTTAFLDRLGQVYGFAPPRAHGHDVVATIAAMRRGDVKVFIALGGNFAAATPDTPLTFAALRQCALTVQVATKLNRSHLVIGKEALLLPTLGRTEIDLQGGVAQGVTVEDSMSMVHISYGRNAPAAPQLRSEVAIVAGMAEATVGSSLVDWRAYAADYARIRDDIEKVFDDFYDYNARVAQPGGFHLTVASRERVWKTASGKASFLVAPLDLDTPLHRARARHGERLMVLMSTRSHDQYNTTIYGMDDRYRGVYGTRKVVFANAEDIAMLGFADGELVDLIGAWDDGVARRADGFRLVAYDIPRGCLGAYYPETNALVPLASTADGAGTPTSKSVPVLLQRSEVKA from the coding sequence ATGAAAGACACCGACGCCGTCCACATCAGCCCCTACACCAAGCCGGCCGCCGGCTGGGACGCCTTGAAACACGTGGCCATCAGCCTGCGCCAGGAGCGGGTCGCGCCCGAGAACCTGAAGGCGCTGCTGGCGCAGAACCAGCCGGACGGCTTCGATTGCCCCGGCTGCGCCTGGCCCGACCGCAACCACGCTTCCACGTTTGCCTTTTGCGAAAACGGCGCCAAGGCCGTCGCCGCCGAAGCGACCAGCCGCCGCGCCGGACCGCAGCTGTTCGCCAGCCATACCGTCACGCAGCTGCTGGAGCATTCAGACTACGCGCTCGAACAGCACGGTCGTTTGACGGAACCGATGGTGTACGACGCCGCCAGCGACCGCTACGTGCCGATTTCCTGGGACGACGCCTATGCCCTCGTGGGCCGCCACCTGCGCGCCCTGCCCGATCCGAACCAGGCCGCGTTCTACACGTCGGGGCGCGCCAGCAACGAGGCCGCGTTTTTGTACCAGCTGATGGCGCGCCTGTACGGCACCAATAACTTCCCCGACTGCTCCAACATGTGCCACGAGGCGACCAGCCGCGGCTTGCCGGCCACCGTGGGCATCGGCAAGGGCACGGTGACCCTGGCCGACTTCGAACTGGCCGACACCATCCTCATCTTCGGCCAGAATCCCGCCACCAACCACCCGCGCATGCTGGGCGAACTGCGCGACTGCGCGCGCCGCGGCGGCAGCATCGTCTCCATCAATCCCCTGCGCGAACGGGGCTTGCAGCGCTTCATGGACCCGCAAAGCGCGCTGGAAATGGCGACCCTGGGCAGCACGCGCCTGGCCGGCCTGTTCGTCCAGCCCACTCTGGGCGGCGACTTCGCCCTGATCAAGGCCGTCGCCAAGAGGGTCGTCGAGCATGACGATGCGGCGCAGGCGGCAGGCAGGCCCGCCGTCATCGACCACGCTTTCATCGTTGAACACTGCAGCGGCTTCGACGCCTTCCGCGACGACCTGCGCGCAGAGAATTGGCAACTGCTCGTGGCGGAATCGGGCGTGGCGCGCGCGCAGATCGAGGCGTTGACGGATATCTTCGTCAAGGGCCAGCGCGTCATCGCCACCTGGGGCATGGGCCTGACGCAGCACAAGCACAGCGTGGCGGCCATCCGCATGCTGTCGAATCTGATGATGCTGCGCGGGCAGATCGGCAAGCCGGGCGCCGGCCTGTGCCCCGTGCGCGGCCACTCGAACGTGCAGGGCGACCGCACGGTGGGCATCGAGGAAAAGCCGACAACGGCCTTCCTTGACCGCCTGGGCCAGGTGTATGGATTTGCGCCGCCGCGCGCGCACGGCCACGACGTGGTGGCCACCATCGCAGCCATGCGGCGCGGCGACGTCAAAGTGTTCATCGCGCTGGGCGGCAATTTCGCGGCAGCCACGCCCGATACGCCGCTGACTTTTGCCGCCCTGCGCCAGTGCGCGCTGACGGTGCAGGTGGCCACCAAGCTCAATCGCAGCCATCTCGTCATCGGCAAGGAAGCCCTGCTGCTGCCCACCCTGGGGCGCACGGAAATCGACCTGCAAGGCGGCGTGGCGCAGGGCGTGACGGTGGAAGATTCGATGAGCATGGTGCATATTTCGTACGGCCGCAATGCGCCCGCTGCGCCGCAGCTGCGCTCGGAAGTGGCCATCGTGGCCGGCATGGCGGAAGCGACCGTGGGCAGCAGCCTGGTCGACTGGCGCGCGTATGCGGCCGACTATGCGCGCATCCGCGACGACATCGAAAAAGTCTTTGACGATTTTTACGACTACAACGCCAGGGTGGCGCAGCCGGGCGGCTTTCATTTGACGGTGGCCTCGCGCGAGCGCGTGTGGAAGACAGCCAGCGGCAAGGCCAGCTTCCTCGTCGCTCCGCTGGACCTCGATACGCCGCTGCACCGCGCTAGAGCGCGCCACGGCGAGCGCCTGATGGTCTTGATGAGCACGCGTTCGCACGACCAGTACAACACCACCATCTACGGCATGGACGACCGCTATCGGGGCGTGTACGGCACGCGCAAGGTCGTCTTCGCCAATGCGGAAGATATCGCCATGCTGGGCTTTGCCGATGGCGAGCTGGTGGACCTGATCGGCGCCTGGGACGATGGCGTGGCGCGCCGCGCCGATGGTTTCCGGCTCGTCGCCTACGACATCCCGCGCGGCTGCCTGGGCGCCTACTACCCGGAGACGAACGCGCTGGTGCCGCTGGCCAGCACGGCCGACGGCGCCGGCACGCCCACGTCGAAGTCCGTGCCCGTGCTGCTGCAACGCAGTGAAGTTAAAGCGTGA